The following coding sequences are from one Perognathus longimembris pacificus isolate PPM17 chromosome 13, ASM2315922v1, whole genome shotgun sequence window:
- the Pgm2l1 gene encoding glucose 1,6-bisphosphate synthase — translation MAENAEGDLNSNLLHAPYRTGDPQLDTAVGQWLRWDKNPKTKEQIENLLRNGMNKELRDRLCCRMTFGTAGLRSAMGAGFCYINDLTVIQSTQGMYKYLERCFSDFKQRGFVVGYDTRGQVTSSCSSQRLAKLTAAVLLAKDVPVYLFSRYVPTPFVPYAVQELKAVAGVMITASHNRKEDNGYKVYWENGAQITSPHDKEILKCIEECVEPWNGSWNDNLVDTSPLKKDPLQDICRRYMEDLKKICFYRELNSKTTLKFVHTSFHGVGHDYVQLAFQAFGFKPPIPVPEQKDPDPDFSTVKCPNPEEGESVLELSLRLAERENAQIVLATDPDADRLAVAELQESGHWKIFTGNELAALFGWWMFDCWKKNRSTNADVKNVYMLATTVSSKILKAIALKEGFHFEETLPGFKWIGSRIKDLLENGKEVLFAFEESIGFLCGTSVLDKDGVSAAVVVAEMASYLETRNVTLKEQLSKIYEMYGYHLSKTSYFLCYDPPTIKSIFERLRNFESPKEYPKFCGTFAILHIRDITTGYDSSQPNKKSILPVSKNSQMITFTFQNDCVATLRTSGTEPKIKYYAEMCASPDQSDTALLEEELKKLIEALVENFLEPSKNGLIWRSV, via the exons AATCCCAAAACAAAAGAGCAAATTGAGAATCTGTTACGGAATGGGATGAACAAGGAACTTCGAGATCGCCTTTGTTGCCGAATGACGTTTGGAACTGCCGGGCTTCGATCTGCCATGGGGGCAGGATTTTGTTATATTAATGACCTTACAGTAATACAATCAACACAG GGAATGTACAAATATCTAGAGAGATGCTTTTCAGACTTCAAGCAGAGAGGCTTTGTTGTTGGATATGACACACGGGGTCAAGTAACTAGCAGCTGCAGCAGCCAAAG gcttGCTAAACTCACTGCTGCAGTGTTGTTGGCTAAAGATGTTCCTGTTTACCTTTTTTCAAGATATGTTCCTACACCTTTTGTA CCATATGCAGTCCAGGAGCTCAAAGCAGTTGCAGGGGTGATGATTACTGCATCTCACAATCGCAAGGAAGACAATGGATATAAG GTTTACTGGGAAAATGGTGCTCAAATAACATCTCCTCATGATAAAGAAATTTTGAAATGTATAGAAGAATGTGTTGAACCCTGGAATGGTTCATGGAATGACAATTTAGTGGACACCAGCCCACTGAAGAAAGACCCACTGCAGGACATTTGCAGGAGATATATGGAAGATCTGAAAAAGATCTGTTTTTACAG GGAATTAAATTCAAAGACCACCTTAAAATTTGTGCATACATCTTTTCATGGAGTTGGACATGACTATGTGCAACTGGCTTTTCAAGCGTTTGGTTTTAAGCCTCCAAttccagtaccagaacaaaaagaTCCGGATCCAGACTTTTCTACTGTTAAATGTCCAAATCCTGAAGAAGGAGAATCTGTgctg GAACTTTCTCtaagactggcagagagagaaaatGCCCAGATAGTGCTAGCCACAGACCCTGATGCAGACAGACTGGCCGTGGCAGAACTTCAGGAGAG TGGTCACTGGAAAATTTTCACAGGAAATGAGTTGGCTGCTTTGTTTGGGTGGTGGATGTTTGACTGCTGGAAGAAGAATAGATCAACAAATGCTGATGTGAAGAATGTTTATATGTTAGCCACCACTGTCTCTTCTAAAATTTTGAAGGCAATTGCACTTAAGGAAGGATTTCATTTTGAA GAAACTTTACCAGGCTTTAAATGGATTGGAAGTAGGATAAAAGACCTCCTGGAAAATGGCAAGGAAGTCCTTTTTGCATTTGAAGAGTCTATTG GCTTCCTGTGTGGCACCTCAGTTCTGGATAAAGATGGGGTGAGTGcagctgttgttgttgctgagatGGCATCTTACCTGGAAACCAGGAACGTAACCTTGAAGGAGCAACTGAGCAAGATTTATGAGAT GTATGGTTATCACCTGTCAAAAACTTCCTATTTCTTGTGTTATGATCCACCTACTATCAAAAGTATATTTGAAAGACTTCGCAATTTTGAGTCTCCCAAAGAATATCCAAAATTTTGTGGGACATTTGCAATATTGCACATACGGGATATTACTACTGGATATGACAGCAGCCAGCCAAATAAGAAATCA ATACTGCCAGTGAGTAAAAACAGCCAAATGATTAcatttacttttcaaaatgacTGTGTCGCCACTCTTCGGACAAGTGGGACAGAACCAAAGATAAAGTATTATGCAGAGATGTGTGCATCACCTGACCAGAG TGACACGGCCTTACTGGAAGAGGAGTTGAAGAAACTCATTGAAGCTCTGGTAGAAAATTTTCTggaacccagtaagaatggcctgaTCTGGCGCTCTGTGTAG